One stretch of Roseovarius mucosus DNA includes these proteins:
- the cheB gene encoding chemotaxis-specific protein-glutamate methyltransferase CheB, with amino-acid sequence MTRSAAPVTVLVVDDSSFFRRFLTRTLGADPGIEVIGEAASAEEAHEFVMARRPDVITLDLEMPGLGGMQFLRQTVARLRIPTIVVSSSTQLGARRSIEALEAGAVDVMPKPQGVAPGMVDNIALATIAARVRAVAQVDMHRMKSPVSDPAPVPSPTLAAPVLSRDWVIALGASTGGVQALGSLLQALPANCPPVVIVQHMPAGFTEAFARRLNATCAIEVREAQHGDRLSPGLALIAPGGERHMRLRRAASGALAVELVTGDPVCFSMPSVDVLLTSAAQVAAPRLSAAVLTGMGSDGANGLLAARLAGAQTYVQDEATSLVFGMPARAWERGAALAQVPLDQMAAQLLASVGTTSATQRAPAAPAPRMTHRGV; translated from the coding sequence ATGACCCGCTCTGCTGCACCCGTCACGGTGCTTGTCGTAGACGATTCAAGTTTTTTCCGGCGCTTTCTGACCCGGACGCTTGGTGCTGATCCCGGCATCGAGGTGATCGGCGAGGCCGCGAGTGCCGAAGAGGCGCATGAGTTTGTCATGGCGCGCCGTCCGGATGTGATCACGCTTGATCTGGAAATGCCGGGGCTGGGCGGGATGCAATTCCTGCGTCAGACTGTGGCGCGGCTGCGAATTCCCACGATCGTTGTCTCGTCAAGCACGCAGCTTGGGGCGCGCCGCAGTATCGAGGCGCTCGAGGCCGGGGCGGTCGATGTGATGCCCAAGCCGCAAGGCGTGGCGCCGGGTATGGTCGACAATATCGCGTTGGCGACCATTGCTGCACGGGTGCGGGCGGTGGCACAGGTCGATATGCACCGGATGAAATCGCCGGTTTCGGATCCAGCGCCAGTGCCGTCGCCGACGCTGGCCGCTCCTGTTTTATCGCGCGATTGGGTGATCGCGCTTGGCGCGTCGACAGGCGGGGTTCAGGCGCTTGGCTCTTTGTTGCAAGCACTGCCTGCCAATTGTCCGCCTGTCGTGATTGTTCAGCATATGCCTGCGGGTTTTACCGAGGCTTTTGCCCGACGGCTTAACGCGACCTGCGCCATCGAGGTGCGCGAGGCGCAACATGGCGACCGTCTGAGCCCTGGCCTCGCCCTTATTGCGCCGGGGGGCGAGCGGCACATGCGGCTGCGCCGCGCCGCTTCGGGGGCCTTGGCGGTCGAGCTGGTGACGGGCGATCCGGTTTGTTTTTCGATGCCTTCCGTCGATGTGCTGCTGACATCAGCCGCGCAAGTGGCTGCGCCGCGCCTGAGTGCCGCCGTGCTGACCGGCATGGGCAGCGACGGGGCCAATGGCCTGCTGGCTGCGCGTCTTGCCGGGGCGCAGACCTATGTGCAGGACGAAGCAACATCGCTGGTCTTTGGCATGCCTGCACGCGCCTGGGAGAGAGGGGCTGCGCTGGCGCAAGTGCCGCTCGACCAGATGGCGGCGCAATTGCTGGCTTCGGTTGGCACGACATCTGCAACCCAGCGGGCACCCGCCGCCCCGGCCCCCCGAATGACCCATAGAGGAGTCTGA
- a CDS encoding chemotaxis protein CheW: protein MTKTAFADTQTPQTELQAEPSDSIETMYLTFPVGSELYGVSIGVVTEIVGLQRIMSVPDVPHYIKGVINLRGKVIPLMDVRLRFGMPDKAYDDRTVVIVLQVNDAPVGLIVDGVNEVLDIPANQIDRTHSFSGSEGRSLVLGLGRLEERVAILLNVNLLVEDDALVPPMMAEA, encoded by the coding sequence ATGACCAAAACCGCGTTTGCCGATACGCAGACACCGCAGACCGAGCTTCAGGCCGAGCCGTCGGATTCCATTGAGACCATGTATCTGACCTTTCCGGTCGGCTCTGAGCTCTACGGGGTTTCGATTGGCGTCGTGACCGAGATTGTCGGATTGCAACGCATCATGAGCGTGCCGGACGTGCCGCATTACATCAAGGGCGTGATCAACCTGCGTGGCAAGGTAATCCCGCTGATGGATGTGCGGCTGCGCTTTGGCATGCCGGACAAGGCCTATGATGACCGTACCGTGGTGATCGTGTTGCAGGTCAATGATGCGCCGGTGGGCCTGATTGTCGATGGTGTCAACGAGGTGCTCGATATTCCGGCGAACCAGATTGACCGGACGCATAGTTTCTCGGGCTCTGAGGGCCGCAGCCTTGTGTTGGGTCTGGGCCGTCTGGAAGAGCGGGTGGCCATCCTGCTCAATGTCAACCTTCTGGTCGAGGATGACGCGCTCGTCCCGCCAATGATGGCCGAGGCCTGA
- a CDS encoding methyl-accepting chemotaxis protein: MTSQSPRDSKPKANDTMDDMKEMDFSKRVVATTLLASLGNPIMVADEDYNILYCNETGFQMFERIENDIRCDLPNFRARDIIGKNVDVFHKNPHYQRRIMDNMTGPHEGAFTVGGISLEFTATPVPGVERGTQFVLVEWRDVTEIKRVTAENDRTLDQFRLLLSEMEKMAAAHDAGDIDVFIDSNTFDKAEVRKAAEMLNAMVLAHIETKKLAMGVFEEFGEGNFDAPFPQMPRKKVFLNTIIEKVRGNFRGVVAEIRTLSDSIVAGNLDVQADLSKFKGEYRSVIESFEQAFGSLNSAFAVIAEQVDQVATTVTQVAHSSQTLSTNSQVASASVEEVSASVNQTDQQVRANAESTQKASKFVGSAVGLADQGAAKIKDMVTAMHGIKTSSQDIAKIIKVIDEIAFQTNLLALNAAVEAARAGQHGRGFAVVAQEVRNLAGRSAKAARETSDLIEDASNRVNAGVRIADETSEAFTGISQQITQVKEIVEEIDRSGAEQSRGVAQISMAMTEIAKSALDSSQQADELAAGAAEMSAATQQMKEEIGRFKLRRTAAAMPMGGFNGLTPEMMAQIQAMMSGKPNGRLNGGGSLDLDARGFHGF; encoded by the coding sequence ATGACCTCGCAATCCCCGCGCGACAGCAAACCCAAGGCCAACGACACCATGGACGATATGAAAGAAATGGATTTCTCGAAGCGCGTTGTGGCCACCACGCTGTTGGCCTCGCTTGGCAATCCCATCATGGTTGCGGATGAGGATTACAACATCCTCTACTGCAACGAAACCGGGTTCCAGATGTTCGAGCGGATCGAGAATGACATCCGGTGCGATCTGCCGAATTTCCGGGCGCGCGACATCATCGGCAAGAATGTCGATGTGTTCCACAAGAACCCGCATTACCAGCGGCGTATCATGGACAACATGACAGGTCCGCACGAGGGGGCGTTTACCGTCGGAGGCATCTCTCTGGAGTTCACCGCGACGCCCGTGCCGGGCGTCGAGCGCGGCACGCAATTCGTGCTGGTGGAATGGCGTGACGTGACCGAGATCAAGCGCGTCACGGCCGAGAATGACCGCACGCTGGATCAATTCCGGCTTCTGCTGTCCGAGATGGAAAAAATGGCCGCGGCGCATGATGCGGGCGATATCGATGTCTTCATCGACAGCAACACCTTTGACAAGGCAGAGGTCCGCAAGGCGGCAGAGATGCTCAATGCTATGGTGCTGGCGCATATCGAGACCAAGAAGCTGGCGATGGGTGTCTTTGAAGAGTTCGGTGAAGGTAATTTCGATGCGCCCTTCCCGCAGATGCCGCGCAAGAAGGTGTTCCTCAACACCATCATCGAGAAGGTGCGCGGCAACTTCCGGGGGGTCGTTGCTGAAATCCGCACGCTGTCGGATTCCATTGTCGCGGGCAATCTTGACGTGCAGGCCGACCTGTCCAAGTTCAAGGGTGAATACCGCAGTGTGATCGAATCTTTCGAGCAGGCGTTTGGCAGCCTCAACAGTGCCTTTGCGGTGATTGCAGAGCAGGTGGATCAGGTGGCGACAACGGTCACTCAGGTGGCCCATTCGAGCCAGACGCTCTCGACCAATTCACAGGTCGCCTCGGCCTCGGTCGAAGAGGTGTCTGCGTCGGTCAACCAGACAGACCAGCAGGTGCGCGCCAACGCCGAGTCGACACAGAAAGCGTCGAAATTCGTGGGCAGCGCCGTGGGTCTGGCCGATCAGGGTGCCGCCAAGATCAAGGACATGGTCACCGCCATGCATGGCATCAAGACCTCCTCTCAGGACATTGCCAAGATCATCAAAGTGATCGACGAGATTGCGTTCCAGACCAACCTTTTGGCGCTGAATGCGGCGGTCGAGGCGGCGCGGGCTGGGCAGCACGGGCGCGGCTTTGCGGTGGTGGCACAAGAGGTGCGCAACCTCGCCGGGCGCTCTGCCAAAGCAGCGCGCGAGACCTCGGATCTGATCGAAGATGCGTCGAACCGGGTGAATGCGGGTGTGCGCATTGCGGATGAGACATCCGAAGCCTTCACCGGCATTTCCCAGCAGATCACGCAGGTCAAGGAAATCGTCGAAGAGATTGATCGCTCTGGCGCGGAACAGTCACGCGGCGTGGCGCAGATTTCGATGGCTATGACCGAAATCGCCAAATCCGCGCTCGATTCCAGCCAACAGGCGGATGAGCTTGCTGCCGGAGCCGCCGAGATGAGTGCGGCCACCCAGCAGATGAAAGAGGAAATCGGCCGCTTCAAGCTGCGTCGCACGGCTGCGGCTATGCCGATGGGGGGCTTCAACGGTCTGACGCCCGAGATGATGGCGCAGATTCAGGCGATGATGAGCGGCAAGCCCAACGGGCGTCTGAACGGCGGCGGATCGCTTGATCTCGACGCACGCGGCTTTCACGGCTTCTGA
- a CDS encoding response regulator, with translation MVYNVMVVDDAAMMRLYISSFLKSRKDFKLVAQAANGQEALDKLPDLPDLDLILLDIEMPVMDGLEFLRHAKLKTRAKICMLSSVTVQGSPLAAKARELGADGVVSKPSGTVSHDLEEKTGDELTRVMRALVGA, from the coding sequence ATGGTTTACAATGTAATGGTGGTGGACGATGCCGCAATGATGCGGCTCTACATCTCCAGCTTTCTGAAATCCCGCAAGGATTTCAAACTTGTGGCACAGGCTGCCAATGGGCAAGAGGCGCTGGACAAGTTGCCGGATCTTCCGGACCTTGACCTGATCCTGCTCGATATCGAGATGCCGGTGATGGACGGGTTGGAATTCCTGCGTCACGCCAAGCTCAAGACGCGGGCCAAAATCTGCATGCTGTCCTCGGTGACGGTGCAGGGGTCGCCCTTGGCTGCCAAGGCGCGCGAACTGGGGGCGGATGGGGTGGTTTCCAAGCCCTCTGGCACGGTGTCGCATGACCTCGAGGAAAAGACCGGAGACGAGTTGACGCGCGTAATGCGGGCGCTGGTCGGGGCCTAA
- a CDS encoding chemotaxis protein CheW produces the protein MDEMDEIWMLYADDGAQSLDAMEAALDALEGGAGDMGAHIGALFRAVHTFKGNSRVLGLAQVEGLAHLAEDLIGLVRDEGVPMSGEITDILMRTGDALRGMLEETADTRADVEPGPTAGLKQDLRAMIGRLTGREAEAPAAPSEDKAAEPQNETAPTPADVQEEPEAAPPTPTPAPAPKPKVPAFDMGLAGLLDQLDGGDGADFDEFEGDDDEPEFDQDLAPEAEAEEEPDVEPELEPEPELEAEPEPEPAPQVKTVAEVTEGKLLAPDPEHHKIFNDMAVKACDGLDALVADWAEDSSPRAARKQADNLHYAAGQLNLADWLALLGPFLDADAPDLTATRDLSKAMRRLLGGESAEPEAVDMPAPEAQPMPAPAPVAAPEPEPEPEVAAAPEPEAEPQKKTKARPKPVVEITEGKLRADPTYHQIFADMVAKTLEKLDALCSDWSEATSPATLRKEADGLRYAARQLDLADWVALLDPIADATGMSHPDADGHVAALRARYAKDFTAGHIPTPTPEPVDAISDGRAFFNAVAELYPLISDQGIRMAGQTPCTMDERRDLAERIADLAAPRGYVRLVDSAHRLSQEPAGQAYRAAELALYEELVSVERSLPASVFDAERMAPSKLLSMWCADHIFETLQSLRKGLEARGGEAEANWFPAFDTLMRQVHFACLNYRIDTASQLTMALIDLFARVRVDQKAPDVILLQMGRGFIDTMELVFDALDQGDTPDTSRIEKMFEEATNACFVASGVMTAKSIETRLGLPPEFHRVMSPESVKTAHEAIKEGLHFYVLRADLNDDDALAQGFLEWITTGVVRMITNVTVFLDKATLFDFLVASTLEEDRMVERLAMLDPTGARLMMARALRVSEASESDAVEPDTLDLIPMSDVGDSLALLEAVGAISASHAQLEHELTQLASVDLVQDVLEALRVAGVGELEQRVRSVLRDRLEQHHLRLQEISESGAQLSTELSHLQQESVAQRSRPAEVLLRPLKAYVATRARKIGVDATVTYVGGDAMLDQMLIEELRGPLKTLVNLRLAGEYPASRFHISVEAESDHVRVELTDNSPEAATAPAYAALADEMARKKGALRRVSLPAGAGVRFHLRVPQHMIVLDGMVVRVGHVRYVLPVDTIHRILQTDRLLPVSASGATRMLNIDEGALVPVHPLMPEAPEAARGARLYVILSSNETRIAIPVDELLGQQLVMLRPLQGVLSGMRDMSGIAVLSGGEVGMVVAVSALVSGDTRTASVAA, from the coding sequence ATGGACGAGATGGACGAAATCTGGATGCTGTATGCCGATGACGGCGCGCAGTCCCTTGACGCTATGGAAGCGGCGCTCGATGCCCTTGAAGGGGGCGCAGGCGATATGGGCGCGCATATCGGCGCTCTGTTCCGGGCTGTCCATACCTTCAAGGGCAACTCGCGCGTGCTGGGACTGGCCCAGGTCGAGGGGCTGGCGCATCTGGCCGAGGATCTGATCGGGCTGGTGCGCGATGAAGGCGTGCCGATGAGTGGTGAGATCACCGACATCCTGATGCGCACCGGTGATGCGCTGCGCGGGATGCTGGAAGAAACCGCCGACACCCGCGCCGATGTAGAGCCAGGACCGACGGCGGGGCTGAAACAGGATTTGCGCGCGATGATCGGGCGGCTGACAGGGCGCGAGGCCGAGGCACCCGCGGCCCCGTCTGAGGACAAGGCCGCCGAGCCGCAGAATGAGACAGCGCCGACGCCCGCTGACGTGCAAGAAGAGCCGGAAGCCGCTCCACCCACGCCCACGCCCGCGCCCGCACCCAAACCCAAGGTTCCGGCCTTTGATATGGGTCTGGCGGGGTTGCTGGATCAATTGGATGGCGGCGATGGCGCGGATTTCGACGAATTCGAAGGTGACGATGACGAGCCGGAGTTTGACCAAGACCTAGCCCCCGAGGCAGAGGCCGAGGAAGAGCCTGACGTTGAGCCCGAGCTGGAGCCAGAGCCAGAGCTGGAGGCGGAGCCCGAGCCTGAGCCCGCACCGCAGGTCAAGACCGTAGCCGAGGTTACAGAAGGCAAGCTCTTGGCACCTGACCCGGAGCATCACAAGATTTTCAACGATATGGCCGTCAAGGCGTGCGACGGGCTTGACGCTCTGGTTGCGGATTGGGCCGAGGACAGCAGCCCTCGTGCTGCGCGCAAACAAGCGGATAACCTGCACTATGCGGCCGGGCAATTGAACCTTGCCGATTGGCTGGCCCTGTTGGGACCGTTTCTAGATGCAGATGCCCCGGACCTTACCGCAACCCGCGATCTGAGCAAGGCGATGCGTCGCCTGTTGGGCGGAGAGAGCGCCGAGCCTGAAGCGGTGGACATGCCCGCCCCAGAGGCACAGCCAATGCCAGCGCCGGCCCCGGTTGCGGCCCCTGAGCCAGAGCCTGAACCCGAGGTTGCGGCCGCCCCTGAACCCGAGGCTGAGCCGCAAAAGAAAACCAAAGCACGGCCCAAACCCGTTGTCGAAATCACCGAAGGCAAGCTGCGGGCAGACCCGACGTATCATCAGATCTTTGCCGATATGGTGGCCAAAACGCTCGAGAAACTAGACGCGCTTTGCTCGGATTGGTCAGAGGCGACAAGCCCAGCCACTTTGCGCAAAGAAGCGGATGGCCTGCGCTATGCCGCGCGGCAATTGGATTTGGCAGACTGGGTTGCGCTGCTGGACCCGATAGCCGACGCCACAGGCATGAGCCACCCCGACGCCGACGGCCATGTCGCCGCGCTGCGGGCCCGTTATGCCAAGGATTTCACGGCCGGTCACATCCCTACGCCCACGCCTGAGCCGGTCGATGCGATCAGCGATGGTCGCGCGTTCTTCAACGCGGTTGCAGAGCTTTATCCGCTGATTTCCGACCAAGGCATACGGATGGCGGGCCAAACGCCCTGCACCATGGACGAGCGGCGCGATTTGGCGGAACGGATTGCCGATCTGGCCGCGCCACGCGGCTATGTGCGGCTGGTCGATAGCGCCCATAGGCTGTCGCAAGAGCCTGCAGGCCAGGCTTACCGCGCGGCTGAACTGGCGCTGTATGAGGAATTGGTCAGCGTCGAGCGCAGCCTGCCCGCCTCGGTCTTCGATGCCGAGAGAATGGCACCAAGCAAGCTTTTGAGCATGTGGTGCGCCGATCATATCTTTGAGACGCTGCAAAGCCTGCGCAAGGGTCTGGAGGCGCGCGGTGGCGAGGCAGAGGCCAATTGGTTCCCGGCCTTCGACACGTTGATGCGGCAGGTTCATTTCGCCTGTTTGAACTATCGGATCGACACCGCGTCGCAACTGACGATGGCGCTGATTGATCTATTCGCGCGGGTGCGCGTTGATCAAAAGGCACCAGATGTGATCCTGCTCCAGATGGGGCGCGGGTTCATCGATACGATGGAACTGGTGTTCGATGCGCTGGATCAGGGCGATACGCCCGATACGTCGCGGATCGAAAAGATGTTTGAAGAGGCGACCAACGCCTGTTTCGTAGCCAGTGGCGTGATGACCGCCAAGAGCATCGAGACGCGGTTGGGCCTGCCACCGGAATTCCACCGCGTGATGTCGCCCGAGAGCGTCAAGACCGCCCATGAGGCGATCAAGGAAGGCTTGCATTTCTACGTTTTGCGCGCCGATCTGAATGATGATGACGCGCTGGCGCAGGGTTTTCTTGAGTGGATTACCACTGGCGTCGTCCGCATGATCACCAACGTGACGGTGTTCTTGGATAAGGCGACCCTGTTTGATTTCCTCGTCGCCTCGACGTTGGAAGAAGATCGGATGGTCGAGCGGCTTGCCATGCTCGACCCAACCGGCGCGCGTCTGATGATGGCGCGGGCGTTGCGGGTAAGTGAGGCATCTGAAAGCGATGCCGTCGAACCTGACACGCTCGACCTGATCCCGATGTCGGATGTTGGCGACAGCCTCGCGTTGCTCGAGGCGGTGGGGGCGATTTCCGCCAGCCATGCGCAGCTTGAGCATGAATTGACGCAACTGGCCTCGGTTGATCTGGTGCAGGATGTGCTGGAGGCGCTGCGCGTCGCCGGGGTGGGTGAGTTGGAGCAGCGTGTGCGCTCTGTCCTGCGCGACCGTTTGGAGCAGCATCATCTGCGGCTTCAGGAAATCAGCGAGTCCGGTGCGCAACTCTCGACAGAGCTGTCACATCTGCAACAAGAAAGCGTGGCGCAGCGGTCGCGCCCGGCCGAGGTGCTGTTGCGTCCGCTCAAGGCCTATGTCGCCACACGCGCGCGCAAGATCGGGGTCGATGCAACTGTCACCTATGTGGGCGGCGATGCAATGCTCGACCAAATGTTGATCGAGGAATTGCGCGGCCCGCTCAAGACCCTGGTCAATCTGCGACTGGCGGGAGAATACCCTGCCTCGCGGTTTCATATCTCGGTCGAGGCCGAAAGCGATCACGTGCGCGTCGAGCTGACCGATAACAGCCCCGAGGCTGCGACAGCCCCAGCCTATGCTGCGCTAGCCGATGAGATGGCGCGCAAAAAGGGTGCGCTGCGCCGCGTCAGCCTGCCCGCTGGGGCCGGGGTGCGGTTCCATCTGCGCGTGCCGCAGCATATGATCGTCCTCGATGGCATGGTCGTCCGGGTGGGGCATGTGCGCTATGTGCTGCCTGTGGACACGATTCACCGCATCCTTCAGACCGACCGGCTTTTGCCTGTGTCGGCCTCTGGGGCAACGCGGATGCTCAATATCGATGAGGGCGCGCTGGTGCCGGTGCATCCGCTGATGCCAGAGGCCCCCGAGGCGGCGCGGGGTGCGCGGCTCTATGTGATTTTGAGCAGCAACGAAACGCGCATCGCCATTCCGGTGGACGAACTCTTGGGGCAGCAGCTTGTGATGCTGCGTCCATTGCAGGGCGTTCTGTCGGGGATGCGCGACATGAGCGGTATCGCCGTCCTGTCGGGGGGCGAAGTGGGCATGGTCGTGGCCGTCAGCGCCTTGGTTTCGGGCGATACGCGCACAGCGAGCGTGGCCGCGTGA
- the fliS gene encoding flagellar export chaperone FliS, whose protein sequence is MSKEVSMSFAFARSRYRQAETLVQEAATDPYDIVFVTLRELNRSLGVLARTQQEARPLPSDHVNRVLTAIYILQSSLDFEAGGDLAGDLFQLYEFARFHVLKGLRGEEGARLTEAAAAMGDILDAWQQIGSQVKAQAV, encoded by the coding sequence ATGTCAAAGGAAGTTTCGATGAGTTTCGCCTTCGCCCGTTCCCGTTACCGTCAGGCCGAGACCCTCGTGCAGGAGGCGGCCACCGACCCCTATGACATCGTTTTTGTCACGCTGCGCGAACTCAACCGCTCGCTTGGTGTCTTGGCGCGGACCCAACAAGAGGCGCGCCCGTTGCCCTCTGATCACGTCAATCGGGTATTGACGGCGATTTACATCCTGCAATCGAGCCTTGATTTCGAGGCGGGTGGCGATCTGGCAGGGGATTTGTTCCAGCTGTACGAATTTGCACGGTTCCACGTGCTCAAAGGTCTTCGGGGCGAGGAGGGCGCGCGCCTGACCGAGGCCGCCGCCGCCATGGGCGATATTCTGGACGCCTGGCAACAGATCGGATCTCAGGTCAAGGCGCAGGCGGTATGA
- the flgG gene encoding flagellar basal-body rod protein FlgG has protein sequence MSSNVMHVAKTGLNAQQARIQVISNNLANVNTTGFKRDRANFETLLYQTLRPAGAQTSEATEQTAPTTLGTGVRLVSTEKMYTQGSLTTTDNALDLAIDGKGFFQVLMPDGRIGYTRNGTFSQNADGVLTTSSGYVVQPEIQIPPEATSISISRDGIISVTLPDAVEAEEVGQLTLAQFANPRGLEPVGETFVVESTASGAPVVGNPLEDGMGDLVQGALETSNVNVVQELVEMIEAQRAYEINSRSISASDEMMSYLANNL, from the coding sequence ATGTCCTCGAACGTGATGCATGTGGCCAAAACCGGGCTGAACGCCCAGCAGGCCCGCATTCAGGTGATTTCCAACAACCTGGCCAACGTCAACACCACCGGATTCAAGCGCGACCGCGCCAATTTCGAAACGTTGCTCTATCAGACGCTGCGTCCGGCGGGGGCGCAAACCTCGGAAGCCACCGAACAGACCGCGCCCACCACGTTGGGCACGGGTGTGCGCCTTGTCAGCACCGAAAAGATGTATACCCAAGGCAGCCTGACCACGACCGACAACGCGCTTGATCTTGCGATTGACGGCAAGGGGTTCTTTCAAGTGCTGATGCCCGACGGGCGGATCGGCTATACCCGCAACGGCACGTTTTCCCAGAATGCCGATGGTGTGCTGACCACATCGAGCGGCTATGTTGTGCAGCCCGAAATTCAGATCCCCCCCGAGGCCACCAGCATCAGCATTTCCCGAGATGGCATCATCAGCGTGACCCTGCCCGATGCGGTCGAGGCCGAAGAGGTGGGGCAGTTGACCCTTGCGCAATTCGCCAACCCGCGCGGGCTAGAACCGGTGGGCGAGACCTTTGTGGTCGAGAGCACCGCCAGCGGCGCACCGGTTGTGGGCAATCCGCTCGAGGATGGCATGGGCGATCTGGTTCAGGGCGCGCTTGAAACCTCGAATGTCAATGTGGTGCAAGAGCTGGTCGAAATGATCGAAGCGCAGCGCGCCTATGAAATCAATTCCCGCTCCATCTCGGCCTCGGACGAGATGATGAGCTATCTCGCCAACAACCTCTGA
- a CDS encoding flagellar basal body L-ring protein FlgH yields the protein MMRRFTCTAAALIALAGCSTKIEEAESELYAPVYPVEEVQQSRLMPTGSIYAGYSNGLFVADRRARAVGDILTVEFSERFAASKSQAAGSSKTDNFELDLPDALSFGFDDTRLTSGTTRSYAGRGNATQSNSLTGRVSVSVVRVLPGGNLEIIGQKQLTLNNGQEYIRLRGVVRPTDISADNVVRSDRIAHAEIKYVGAGDVADTAKQGWLRRAFETVSPL from the coding sequence ATGATGCGCCGTTTCACCTGCACCGCCGCCGCGCTGATCGCGCTGGCGGGCTGCTCCACCAAGATCGAGGAAGCGGAATCGGAGCTTTACGCGCCGGTTTATCCGGTCGAAGAGGTGCAGCAATCGCGCCTGATGCCCACCGGTTCGATCTATGCCGGATATTCCAACGGTCTTTTCGTGGCCGACCGGCGCGCGCGTGCCGTGGGCGACATCCTGACGGTCGAATTCTCGGAACGGTTCGCCGCCAGCAAATCGCAGGCCGCGGGATCAAGCAAGACCGACAATTTCGAGCTGGACCTGCCCGATGCCCTGTCCTTTGGCTTTGACGACACGCGCCTGACCAGCGGCACCACCCGCAGCTATGCCGGGCGGGGCAATGCCACGCAGTCCAATTCGCTGACGGGGCGGGTGTCTGTTTCGGTGGTGCGTGTCCTGCCCGGTGGCAATCTTGAAATCATTGGCCAAAAACAACTGACGCTGAACAACGGTCAGGAATATATCCGCCTGCGCGGTGTGGTGCGGCCTACCGATATTTCCGCCGATAACGTCGTGCGCTCGGACCGGATCGCCCATGCCGAGATCAAATATGTCGGGGCCGGTGACGTGGCCGATACCGCCAAACAAGGCTGGCTGCGCCGCGCCTTTGAAACCGTGTCGCCGCTATGA
- a CDS encoding flagellar basal body P-ring protein FlgI, with amino-acid sequence MLRFLLLLVCLVPGAALADRLKDLADVAGVRSNPLVGYGLVVGLNGSGDGNSGLTRQSMQSIISRLGLEVGTNDLDAKNAAAVMVTAELPPFLKPGQVLDVTVSTAGKAKSLQGGTLLMTPLMGADGEVYAIAQGNLVVGGLGVQGGDGSSVVVNVPTVGRVPRGATVERMVETSFLETEYFVLNLNRPDFSTASNVADAINEQFGAGVAVAFDGSSVRVRAPADPAARVPFMGLLQDIEVDPAAPPAQVIVNARTGTVVIGGMVRVTPAAVSHGSLTVRVNEDFNVDQAATVVNGQDGGVVVPGNAVVTPDTQIDVEQENNPAFVFDPGVSLASLVDAINAVGASAADLVAILEALHRAGALRAELIVI; translated from the coding sequence ATGTTGCGCTTTTTGCTGTTGCTTGTCTGCCTTGTGCCTGGGGCGGCGCTGGCGGATCGGCTTAAGGATCTTGCCGATGTGGCCGGAGTGCGGTCAAACCCGTTGGTGGGCTATGGCCTGGTCGTGGGCCTCAATGGCTCGGGCGATGGCAATTCGGGGCTGACGCGGCAATCCATGCAATCCATCATCTCGCGCCTCGGGCTTGAGGTGGGGACCAATGATCTGGATGCCAAGAATGCGGCGGCGGTGATGGTGACGGCGGAATTGCCGCCTTTTCTCAAGCCCGGTCAAGTGCTGGATGTCACGGTCTCGACCGCTGGCAAGGCCAAGTCATTGCAGGGCGGCACCCTTCTGATGACGCCGCTGATGGGGGCCGATGGCGAGGTTTACGCCATCGCCCAAGGCAATCTGGTGGTTGGCGGTCTGGGGGTGCAGGGCGGTGACGGCTCGTCTGTCGTGGTCAATGTGCCCACCGTGGGCCGGGTGCCGCGTGGTGCCACGGTTGAGCGTATGGTCGAGACGTCGTTTCTCGAAACCGAATATTTCGTGCTGAATCTTAATCGCCCGGATTTCTCGACCGCGAGCAATGTGGCCGATGCGATCAATGAGCAATTTGGTGCCGGTGTGGCCGTGGCCTTTGACGGCAGCTCGGTTCGGGTGCGTGCGCCTGCCGATCCGGCGGCGCGGGTGCCGTTCATGGGGCTTTTGCAGGATATCGAGGTCGATCCCGCCGCGCCGCCTGCCCAAGTCATCGTCAATGCGCGCACCGGCACGGTGGTGATCGGGGGCATGGTGCGGGTGACGCCCGCCGCCGTGTCGCATGGGTCGCTGACCGTGCGGGTGAATGAGGATTTCAACGTCGATCAGGCCGCGACGGTGGTCAATGGTCAGGATGGGGGCGTGGTGGTGCCGGGCAATGCCGTGGTGACACCGGACACACAGATTGACGTGGAACAGGAAAACAACCCCGCCTTCGTTTTCGATCCCGGTGTGTCGCTGGCTTCGCTGGTTGATGCGATCAATGCCGTGGGGGCAAGTGCCGCTGATCTGGTGGCCATTCTTGAGGCGCTGCACCGTGCGGGTGCGCTGCGCGCCGAACTGATCGTGATCTGA